In Halalkalicoccus subterraneus, the DNA window CCTCGGAAGCTTGGAAGCGATGGCAAACGCGCTGGCCGAAGCCGAGATCCCGATCATGCGCGCGGAGGTGGGCGACATCGCCCCGCGGGACGTCTCGGTCGCGAGCACGGCCGACGAGCCGATCCACCAAACCATACTGGGGTTCAACGTCGAGCTTCTCGGCGACGCGAAGCATCACGCCGACGACAACGAGGTGCGGATCTTCCGCGACGACGTGATCTACCAGCTCGTCGAGGAATACGACGAGTTCGTCGAAGATTCGCGTCGCGCCCAACAAGAAACCATCCTGGAGAACATCACCCGACCCGGCCGGTTCCAGCTGCTGATGGACCACACGTTCCGACAGAACGACCCCGCCGTCGTCGGCGTCGAGGTCTTGGGTGGTACCGTCCGGAACAACGCCCAGGTCGCGAAGTTCGAAGGCAACGAACCGAAGCGGGTCGGCCAGATCAAGGGCATTCAGGAACAGGGCGACGACGTCGACGAGGCCCGCCAGGGCAAACGCGTCAGTGTCGCTATCGACGGCCCGACGGTGGGGAGACAGATCGAGGAGGGCGACGAACTCTGGATCGAGATCCCCGAGAAACACGCGAAGATCCTCGAACAGGAGCTCACCGAGGACATCCCGGCCGACGAACGCGAAGTCCTCCAGATGTACCTCGACAAGCAACGACGGCGCGACCCCTTCTGGGGCAAGTAACTCAGTCGATTTCGACGGCGCGTTCGAGGAACTCCTCGCCGGTCCAGTACCACGCCGTGACCGACTCCTCCGGTAGCGAGACGATGACGTAGTAGGTGTCGGCCCACGTCGCCTGCGCGCGGTCCGTCGCACTCGGCTCCGAAGGACCCTCAGGATGGGAGTGATAGAAGCCGAGGAGTTCGCCGTCGGATTCGACGGCCTCGATCGCTCGCAGCTGTTCTTCGGGATCGATCTCGTAGCGCCTCGTCGGGCAGTCCGCGACGTTCGGGACCGGGTCCGCCGAGGTGACCGTCTCTCCCTCACCGCCGAGTACGCCACAGACCTCCTCGGGCGCGCCCGCGCGAGCGTGAGCGAGAACCGAGTCGTACGCGCCGCGCGAGAACGAGAGGAGCGGCGTCACGGTGGTCACCGCGCTATCGCGCGGTCGGCGAGATGTCGTCGTTGATCGCGTGTTTGACCTGGAGGGCGGCGCTGGCGGCCAGCCCGCGGGCGACTTCCTCGCGGTCGTTCTCGGTGATGTACTCCTCTGCGTCCAGGTCGGGTTCGAACCCGGCGCTGATCGGGTGGCCAATGGGCGGTTGGACCGCGACCATCGCCTCGGGCCCGCTTTGCCCCTGGCTGACTTCCGCGCCGACGACGTACTCGTCGGGGAGATACGCCCGGACCCGTCGGGTGATTTCCGAGAGGTCGGCCCGAAGCGTCCGGCGTTGATCCGCCGTGAGTTCGGGAAGCTCGTCGGGCATCTGCTGGCCGGCGTTCGTCGTCTCCGGCAACCCAGCGTACGGCGTGTTTCCGTTCATAGAATCGAGTCGGCTTCGATAGGACCCCACGGAGCAAAA includes these proteins:
- a CDS encoding DUF5811 family protein, with translation MNGNTPYAGLPETTNAGQQMPDELPELTADQRRTLRADLSEITRRVRAYLPDEYVVGAEVSQGQSGPEAMVAVQPPIGHPISAGFEPDLDAEEYITENDREEVARGLAASAALQVKHAINDDISPTAR
- a CDS encoding desampylase, with amino-acid sequence MTTVTPLLSFSRGAYDSVLAHARAGAPEEVCGVLGGEGETVTSADPVPNVADCPTRRYEIDPEEQLRAIEAVESDGELLGFYHSHPEGPSEPSATDRAQATWADTYYVIVSLPEESVTAWYWTGEEFLERAVEID